DNA from Tachypleus tridentatus isolate NWPU-2018 chromosome 8, ASM421037v1, whole genome shotgun sequence:
TTTTGAAAGAGTCTGTACTCATTAAGCAAAAAGCTGTGCAAGTTTGGTGtctcttaaggttatttccattacTGGTGGGTGATGCACTGCCAGAAGGCAACAACAGATGGGAAGTTCTGTTGGCTCTGCTGAATATGGTAGAATTGGTAATGCGTCCATCAATGTCATATGCAAGCATTGAATTCTTAAATGATGTGATACAAAGAAAAGACTCTCTAAATGGAACTCTCAAGCCCAAGGGACATTTTACTTTGCATTACCCAGAGATGACCCGCAGATTTGGTCCACTGAGGAATGTGTGGACCATGAGATTTGAGGCCatacatagttttatttgttGATGTTTCAAGACGTACCAAAAACGGGAGAAATCTCTCCAAACCAATGGCAATGAGACACCAGTATAAACTCTGTTCACATTTGGAAAGCAATAGATTTCTTGAAATAGATGCGAAACCTTGTCAGTACATTTGTTGGGGAAGGTGATTTTGTTACTAAAGCATTAGGTTGTACAGTCAACTGCCTCTCATACAACACAGGCACAATGGTTGTCAGTAGCTATGAATTCGACAGTCttcaattttcttcagtgatcTGTTGCTTTGTTTTTTGGAGAAAACGTTTTTTGTATTGTCAAAGATACCAAATTGTTGATTATCACAGGCATCTTCATGCTTACAGTATAGAGTCAATGAGAAGCTATGAACTCCTGAGCATTCCAGGTCTTTATGATCATTGCCTTGTTATGTGAACAAAGGTGAAAATATAATCATCCTACATCACTACATTCGTGGCGACTGAATGATTACAACTTTTAAACAGGACTCTGTAATCAGTGGAatatttaacctattttatattactttgtgTGTACCATccagtgacaaatttcatcaaaatatttgacatattttatataaatttgtttctgcCTTTTTGTGACAGATTTCATCACAATTTTCAAACAGAGTGaacttttgttatattaatatgtatcatgcaTATTGGCACCAAAATCACCATCTATTGAGGTCAGTCTACTTGTATTTGCTTTCACCTTTTGAAGGCTACTATTTGTTAGGGAAAGAATCAAATTACTTATTTAGCTGATTTATACCAGCCCTGCTGATGTTAAATTTAACATATCTTTTTGGTATTTTGTAGTTGTTCTTCAATGACAACTTTTCTGTCCTGATGAATGTCAAACAGATCTTTCAATCTGTTAGAGAAATAGTTTAATCTTTCGCTTGAGACAATTAGGTCTTAGTTAGTATTTCATTGCAATCAATCAACCCCAATTTGTAAGTGTTGTgaactatttgatattttctttggtcAGCATCTTACCATCCAAGCCTTTAAGCTGGAAAATTTGTCAAGTCTGCCTAGATCTATTGCTTTGCTGTTGTCGCAAGGGAAGCCTGTTGAGAAAGAAGATCGCTTCCATTTACTGGATGCAGTCTACACTGAGGTTTCCAACTATACCTTGTAAGTGCTGTGCAGTGAATACCATGTGTACCATTTCTGATTACAAGCGTGTAATTATATCTCTTCAGATGTCGTCATCTGTACTTGATAGCCTGCCCAACCTCTATTTTCCAGATATCCCACTTCAGGGCAGTATGACCAagttgtggatgaaatatttaagcACTACCCTCAGCTGTCAGATGCCACAAATCTAACACCTCAAGGTGTTCGTGTAAGTACTATCcacatgtgcattatgttatgtttgttgtgaaatatattttcatcacaaatattcttttatttatacatttgacTTTATAAGCCCAAAAGCCAATGAGCCCAATAAAATTCGTCTTAAAGTGCATGACAGGAATGAACATATCACCACTTGTAAGGGTATAAATGTATTCTGCAAGAAATATgttcattagttacaaaataaattatatggcATTTTTATGTTgcataatattaatgaaaaaacaagtgaaaattttgtGGGAAGTTAtgctttttaaaatacacacaagtacatATATCTACCAAGGAGGGGCTGtggaaaatactattttgatactttgaaacatttgttttgtttgtatacgatGTAACATGACTCAACTAATGAAACTCAACTAATTTGACGCTAAAGAGAATACACTGTCAAGATGAACTCGtacaactgatttattaaccagtatgtgtatgactttcagttttgcaggttaaacctgaaaaatgccaaaagtggtttaaaagaaatactgtttaaaataattatagttataccagggcaggtttgttattcattctcaatagaactatttctgtcaattctaattgcAGGAGCTGTGAAGGATGAGGCTATGTCAGAAATTGCAGAATAATGGAAAGCGGAAGGATTCATCATTGCCTAtagtccaagaaagaaagaaaaagactaAAACTGCAACAGGTGACACCCCATCTCCAAACCAAATCTAAGAACGGAGGCTATATGGATTAAAACAATACTTGTGTGAAAAGCCAGTTGGGGAGGATGAAAAGCCGTCTGCATTGCAGAAAAAAGGGTTATCTTTGTAAAGTGGACTTTCTTATTAACAAAACTCCTCCGCATGATCGTGGGAAACTGGTCATTGACAGCACTCCTGTCAATGAACTTGTAGAGCATTATCCTTTCCTTGTGGCATCACCAGCACAGCTATTGAATGAATTTAAACGTCTAGGAAGTGATGCAGAAAAAGGAGTGTCCAGCTTTCTCTCTCAATATAAGGACTGAGTAAATTTTATCTGCAGCACAGAAACATATCGCCAGAAAACAATTCATTGCTagcatttcttatgaaacagtccTCACAAATGTCTGTTACATCTAGTATTGCCATTCTTGGTATTCTTTCTCttctaaaagaaagtgaaagtatcatGGTGGATGCTGAAGTTAGGGAACCTGCTGAGAGTGGTATATACATTCAATGTGTTCAATTTTTCAGTTTTGTGATCATTAATTCAAACTATATGTTGATGGCTTTGATATTTGTGCCACTGAAGATTTTGTGGAAGCATTCACTATGTATGTAGGaagtttttatatcttcaactttgcatttcagacaaaactcaagaaaactttcaactttgttGAAAGAGTTGTTCTGAAGCTTTTTGATGAGTCCAGGAAAATTACCAAATCTGAAAAAGATGCAGACAGATGTGTTTTTCAGTTGCTTCATCTCTTGAAGGTCAAACAACATAGCAGCGGGAAATCTGTCAAAACGTCCAAAGGTAAAGAAAGAGGAAAGTGTTCAAAGCCATAAGGTTATATTAGATCTGGTAATAGTAACTTGTCATGTGTATTTGATCCAGGGTGAATTTGCAAAAACCAACTgtaaagttcagttgtttattttcaaattgttgctgcattttgaattttattttggtacatgtatGTTAATGTACATTTGTGTTCGGTTTGGAATAAAAATGGTGctgctaaaatgcattttatatttttcaggatgGTGGAAGGTTACTGAGACTTCGGTTGAATCATCAGATTGTAGCGGGGTTGACTGCTCAGTGACGGTTCTGCTGACCACAACTGATTGATGATGGTCTCTTTGCCTAACAGTGACATTGCAGAGGCGGTCCTGACCGGGTCAACATGACTTATCTTCCGTGGTCGTTAGATAGTCATAATGACAACAGTCCATTGTTAATGGATGGTCATAATGACAACCGCTCATTGGACGAATAGAGTCACACTGACTATGTCATGACTACTCTGTAGTGGTTTGCAGGTAGGCAATGAGACTATTGTCAGGTAGTCACCATTGGTCAGAATGATTACCTAACAAAAGTCATAACGACTATCATAGAGCAGTCAAATTTTTTACCTGCCAGGTATCCCTGCCATCATCACCTGACTATTTTCCGACTACACAATAGTAAAAATGACTCGTATTTAATGGTCATATTAGGTAGTCGTTGATTTTGGCGACTActtagatagtttttttttttgttttttttggctcGTAGAGTAATCTAACTTCGAGATCTcgagttgttgtttgtttgactGTTTACATTTGTAATGCCGACTGTCAAATTGTTCTAACCTAAAGTCCTGTCAGTTTTTCATTCGTTTGTTCCAATCTATAAATTTCCGTACTTACAGGAAGTAAGAACTCAGTATAATTATATGATATGTTGATCGAGGAAAGCTGTTGTTGGAGAGCTAATACTTCTCCAGTTGGTTAtcaatcaaatacatttttgttacatCTTATTAATGTATTAAGCCTATGGTAATTCTGGAGTTtctgtttaaaagtttatatttgaagTTACATTTAGAGGCGAATTTGGCTGTAAAAAAACGTtaaagaagaaacaaactaattatatTGAAACATTGACAAAACTTAACTAACTAACACAAAGGAATCGACCAACGATAGAATACGTTGCAACATTAATGTTGGAAGTGGTATTTTTTGGTGGAAATAAAAGAACTTTGACAATActtcaaatgttaatgattaaaaaaacGGGCAAGAAAAAGCAAAAGCAAACCTCCATAAGAGCTGAATCAGTTTTGTTAAAGTCGAGAAGAAAAAGgcaggaaaataataaaacataaaagtaagaGAGCAAAAAATAATAGAagacatgtatgtatgtatgtatgtataggaAGTTGAAGGATGATCACGAGATAACGGACAGGAATTTAACAACTGAGTTAAAAGAAAgacatcaaaataaaatgaacCTGACTGAAGAAATGATCGATGAATGTGCTGGAGATCTACAGAGAGAGATTAGAGGAACAAAACCGATTGTACATTTATGGTATTAGAAAAACGCGTAGTTTCAAGAAGTCTTgccaaaaatgaataaaaaaaaacaaacatataacccgagcactttcgatGGATCGACCTTTCAAAAGCGCTCACGTTACATggtttttattcattaataacaataacaccgGAAAAATGTATGATGAAATCACAGAAGCCTGCCCATAACAGATGACGTAAGCATTGggacaaaacaaattaaatatacattttttaaagaatgttttctAGTTATCAGTATAGCTGATAATAATACAGAATAAAGGAAATAGATcacaataaaataagttattctcATAATAATACTTAATTCACTTGTATAAACAAACATCTCTGATATTCTATGTCTTAGTGACTTAGTCATAAtactttattcatttatatatgtaaaaacagctcgtttgggttgagaaaatattttacgtagaggagcgaacaacgttttgactttcttcgattatcgtcaggttcacaaagaaagagagaggtaactgaccggaagctgaccacatgtttgaaggggttgtgtaactgagtgtcggaatgtagagggcgatgttaaatgtttgaatatataattttatattatttattttattatttttaatataggtataaaggtgttcctttgtattggtttattttggttcaagttgttgtattagtaaggcttctttaattttgcgtttgtttatgtttgtttctttatttagtatttgagtgttttctatggttatgttgtgtttatttgacttacagtgttcgaaaacgtgtgaaggtgacttttttgttgtctttgaatctggtttccatttttctacttgtttttccaatatagaattcgtggcagttatcacattgtattttataaataatgttggtgttgtgtttgtcagtgtaatttttacatagtatagatctcagTTTTTTGTGTTTggtatttgaataaatttggtattaactggaatgttatattttgttacaagtttttgccaaatgttggttatttttctgctgatgtcgggaatatatggtatgcagcaatgtatggattcgtgattttttttattcgcgagatatatttaattttgttggttgattttgctttctgtctaggtgtgtgcgtataatgttttctacggtttattCACTTGTATAAACAAACATCTCTGTTATTCTAGGTGTTAGTGACTTAGTCATCATACTTTATTCGCTTGCATAATCAAATAATTGTAGTTATATTTATTGCCATTTTTCTCACCATATTTCTTTATTCACTTGTAATTATTCTAGCTGTTTCAGTGATTCACATCATGTTGATTTTATTTGCTAAGAGTCCAGCAAGTGGAATCTTCCCAATGCAATGAAAAATATTGGAGTGAAAACGAACAAAAAAAgtcgttgttttttttatttaaaattttccagCTGTTTTGTTGGGATTTAACACATAGGATAAGCTACTAATATATGTTCATGTCTTGTtaggtgtttaaaatatttctgtttacctGGCTAGTTCGAAGAGGATGTTTCCTGGTTGGTCACTTCAAGTACTACTACTCGTATTCAAGCATAACTTTCCACTCCTACATCTAACAGTAACtgaattatatttctaaaatgtgCAGAACAAAATCATGCTAAAAGACCAAGACTGGGAACATTTGCAACGTCACTGAATACGAATCGCCAACTGGTTTCACACAGAGGCttgaaaacaattcattaaaCAAACTGAACATATTGGTGAGGGTTTTATCTCTATGGTTAGATTTCTTCAGGCAAGTTTTATAGTACAGTAATGCACCTAAAGATGAGCtttaaacacttaaaaagaagaaaataaccaTTATGCGTTCATATACTGTTtcataaagtgacagtcaaattccactatttgattaTGGATGATAGTAGTTGTTGTAAAGTAACTGAACAGAAGACAGGTCAAAATTAGAGATGATTAGTGCAGGTATCTCTTGtctagttttgtataaatattcaaaacgaGTAAAGGAATACATATTAAACTTGAGTAATATTTTGGAACTTAACTTTAGTTCTTACATGACATAATGTTTACAGAATTGAAAGAAAATTGATTTTTGGAATTAAATCAAATAGAACATGATTTCAACTTGTTCATTTGTTTATGAGATGGAAATAATTGTTCACAAGTGTTAAACATATTCAAACAAAAACTTATCACTAATATGTGAAAACAAACTTGaagataaattttcaaaattgatTACCATTAATGATTGCAGTAACTTTGATATTTACTTAGCATGTAAAGAAGTAATTCAATATTAAAATCACATTTCAGTGTGTTCTCCTTCTTtctaaatttaacattaatattccaatataaaaaaaaatattagtgaaTTCTAGGCTAGACTCCCTACTTTTATGAAAAGAGCATGAATTTGGCATCTTTAGATTTATATTATGTCTAGaagatgtttttattacattttagtcTGTTTATTGAACAGTTTCACAGGAGTAGCAGAAGATTACAATGGTCAATTCTGTCCTCAAGTTCATTAAATCGTTTCTCAGTGGGACTGACCTTTTTTATGTGCTGATGAAGGAAGATGGTTAACAACCATTGGCATGCTTTATGAACTAACTTCAGACAATATACTTATGTAAGATTGTTGCAACGTTTTCTAGATTGAATGTTTTTCTAATGTGGTAGAAATACAGGATTATGTAAATAGCATGGTTGATTAAGAACCTTTGATACATTCAAGACTCAAACTATGTTATGAAAACATACCTAATGCCATTACACTACAGAGCattttttattgtcataataacACAAGAAAGTCCAAGAGCCTCATGTTGTTTATAACAGGGTAAGATACAGCCCATTAGATCATGTGGCATCGATCCCATCATTTGCTATCCAAACTATTGAAGCTGAGCTGTCACTAAGATAATCATTCTTTGAACTGGTTTCCAGTTACAGTATGaaagtttttttataatgtttctagCACGGTATGCTTAGAGACAGCTAAATCCTGTCCAGTGCCAAATTAAATGGTTAAATAGAGGTAGTACATGATTTGTGACAATTCACTTTACTTTCCAAATGTTTTTTCCTTAGTCAGTCATCAGCAGTTAAAAATTACAGTTCTTTAAAGTTGTGTTCTGTCTCATCTTTAATGGTCATTTTTCAGATCATTCCAATTCTGTTGAAGTAAATGTTTGTTACAAGTTCATATGTTATATTTACCTCCCAGTTGATTGCACCCCCAATACCCTGGctacagttatcataaaatgcATTAAAGGTACCATTAATGAaaatgttctctttttttttttttgtcataaattaCGTGTGATAATTTAAATCAATAGAAGTCAAttgagttttatatatttgtgacaGTAATCAATGTAAAAAAGAGTTTTgagaaaaggaaaaagaaaatataacagaTCTCACTCAAGTAATTTAGGAGAATACTATGGATAATACAAATTTAAGataatttcttattattctcTTTTCATATGTTGAAACTGTGTGTATATCATTCCTCTAACTTAATGTGCAAACTCTTCTTATGATTCTAACTTAGGTCATATAAGACTTGGTAAAAATTCTTCATAttctcatttatttatatatatatatataaagcattatAAAAGGGCATTTTATGAAAGCATGAACCCATCTCActaatgttgattttaaattaactaataaaGTGCATTACAAATgctgattttaaataaaatcaaacaaactacaAGGCTTGATTCTTCAAAGCCTTTAATTTAGAGTTCAAAATACATCACAGAAAGTCTATATGATGTTCACTGATTTGGGTTTCTCTTTCAAGAGAATGTTCATTCCCTGCATCATTTTATGTTTCTCAACAAGGCACAGCATGAGTGCTTTATCTTCACCTTCTGTTAAAGGATGACATGGAATCTACAAGCTTATAGAATTGAAACacaaaattatctttgttttcttcaaCTGAAAAAATTCTACCAAACAAAACAGAATCCTTGGAAAGATGTGGAAAGACACAGAAAACTTAAGCTATCCAAGAAGTGTGCTATTACTAGTGGTAAGGCAAGTAGGATTTTAGTTTGTATCTATAaagtacaagtctaaagaggttataatttcattgccagatttggagtattgtgttcagacTTTGGTTCCTTACCTCAGGaaggatattgaattgttggaaatggttcagaggagggCTTCTAGAATAATGCCTGGGATTGAAGGTTTATCATAAAAGGAGAGGGTAAGATCTATGAAATTGTGttctttttgtgaaaataaagaaGGGTTAGGAGGGTTCTGATAGAAATTTTTAAGATTGTTAAGTAAATTGACAGTGATAATgaatcatcttttttcatacttagtGGTGAGAATGGTAGGGCTGGTAGGgcgaaagaacaaaaatataaattttggcagagtcATCTTCAGCCAAggcagttttatttgttaacaaggtggttggcctttggaatggtgTGTCTTCAGATATTGTGAAAGCAGTAAATATGAATGTAAGAGAAAAATTGATAACTAGGGCTGGatttaaggtatatatatatgtgtgtgtgtgtgtatacacacatgtatactgTTATCAAGGTTAATTAGTCAAGTAATTTGaagtaagataaagaaaaaataaactacagtttATCTACTAGCGATTTTGTGATAACATTTTGTGTGGAGAACAATAATTGGTATATCAGTGACCACATGATAACAAAATACACATTCGTTTAGAAAATTGAAGAGAAGTACTAGTACACTTATTTTCAGATAGTTAACTATTCAATCACATAGAAAACGTATACACGACATTTCATGAACCAGATATTGTTGTTAAATATACACGAACAAAGAGAATAGATAAGATATATTTTAGGAAGCACAAACACTGATTAATCATATTGTTTGCAGTAAACTTTACTACATAGATACATCAATACAGTTTTAAGTGAATTATAGTTTTACTGGGaaaaattaactatattaataaaataaatttgtcattgacattttattatattgtttaacaaACGCTTTCAATTTcatgtgaaataaaacattaaaatatgtatttttgtatattatcacatttttcttttatcgTCTCTTTTGAATTACTTATGTGTAATCAAGAAAATGCATAACAAAGGAGATACATCTTGCATACAaacgttttttaaataaaaatatgtacaattaataatgaaaaatatacgaACATACAAAAGAGAAAACATTTAAGCAACTAAACATAGGTTTATAGTTTGCAAAATCATTGGCTCTTTATTAGCATGGATTGATTAGCAGAATTTGCTAATTGATCAATAATCACAGTCGTTATTTAGTTATTGTAACAAAACATGAACAGTTCAAATGATAATTATCAGAAACGCTAGTTtcagttagttaattatttttcatcagtTGATTGAGCAGAACAACtctgaattaataaaaaaatcatgagAAATCACAATATCAATATTCCTATTAATTTGGATAATTAAAATAGCTGAAAGTAAACATTGCCAAACATTTTTATTCCTATCTTTTAGAACATGTAGTGCATACTGAATTAGCTTAAACATTTTGGTaatgaagataaaaaacaacaacaacctataCACTCCAtactttcaaataacttttatttcaactGATATTTTACCTTTTGTGGTTTCTTCAAGGCTAGTGTATAAAACGGTTTAATATTAGAACAGTTAATATTGTAAAGCTGGGGTGTAACAGTCATTTCTTGTAACTTTATTCTCAAGATGAACAATTCCAAGAAACACTAATTTTAAGTAACTGATTACTTTCTTGACACTAATGATGTAATCAAGTTAACTGCCCAACTTTACTCTTCATACTTACAATGATAATACACTACTGAACAAAATGTATCCTAGcttttaaattttacctttttcttcaACATGGATTTATTATCTGTTGAAGCAGAAACTTCATTTGTTTGTAAACCTCTTGAATATTGATTAGTAGTCCTTGGTAAAGGCCTGTGAAAatcaaaccataattttataaacCATTAGGTTATAAGTTTTCCACCAACCTCTCATACATGAACTTTATCAATAATTAAAACTAGATTCTAAGAGCTAACATCCTACCTATGTCTCAATCATAGAGATATATCAAGAATATAGTTTCTTATTCTAGAATACCAATTAATCAGTCCATCCTCCTCCAAAATTAGcatatctgttttattgtgaTTGTTTATGAGATACAAAATATACTTCAttcaaatgtattaaaatataatttctaaaatatttgctTCCCAATTGACCAGTTTTAAGTTTCAGGACTCGTAAGTCAAAAATCCAAAGATTAGCTTGGCATAAGAAATGTCAAACCAACCAAATCTAAGTACCTAAACTAGAACGTACTTTTATCTATTgaaagaaatataagaaaatattgattTAGTACTTATTACGTAATTTTAATCTGTCATATGATactatatattatacatacatgTACATTAGAATTAAGTGAATTGCTTGAAGTATAATATCTATGTTATGGATAACCTTTCTATCTTGTGTCAGTGAATAACATTAGAAACTTCTGGTAATATTCTCTAAGGTttgtttaaatagtttgttttaaaataatattatcaacaattaTTCCTTATCTCAATTAAAGGAAGCTTTAATACTGTGTCTAGACACAAAATCACTGATAATAAGAAACACCATTACTTGTCAGTAAAATGGTTTTCTTGAAAACACAAGTTTAGGGTTTAATGCAATAATCACTCATAATCaagattatttattaataattacaattattagtaAGAATTTTAGTAGTTCTTCTGGTAGAAGGTATTACAAAATTGatcatgttatattatattcatattataaatgttatagtatatatattttaagcaaaACAGAATTTATGGAAATtgtgaaaattatattacaaattaagtGTGGCATTTTAATACATTATGCATTTATGTATTCTTGTTAGATTATATTAGTTATTCtgaatttattctttgttttgtatttgggCAGGTCTCGCATAACACGTTGTCAAAAAAGTCGTTAAACTGGTTTCATTGTATGCCACACTTTTGTTGTTTCTGAAGTGGATAATGCCCGTTGTACCCTTAGGATAATTTATTCAGTAATGCATGTTACGTAAGGATATTGATAGCAATGTTTTTCAGGTGATATCTATATGTTACAGCCCCATCTACATTGAGAATGTGGAACGCAGTGGCTACTCTAAGTAAATACAAGGTTTCTTGCATGCTAAGGGATGCC
Protein-coding regions in this window:
- the LOC143224237 gene encoding uncharacterized protein LOC143224237 isoform X1, encoding MTETCTDIAQLSCNRTDDGKKISSILPSKPLSWKICQVCLDLLLCCCRKGSLLRKKIASIYWMQSTLRFPTIPYIPLQGSMTKLWMKYLSTTLSCQMPQI
- the LOC143224237 gene encoding uncharacterized protein LOC143224237 isoform X2, whose amino-acid sequence is MTETCTDIAQLSCNRTDDGKKISRYPTSGQYDQVVDEIFKHYPQLSDATNLTPQGVREL